A section of the Ovis canadensis isolate MfBH-ARS-UI-01 breed Bighorn chromosome 1, ARS-UI_OviCan_v2, whole genome shotgun sequence genome encodes:
- the COL9A2 gene encoding collagen alpha-2(IX) chain, whose protein sequence is MAPAAAPRSLLVLLQVLGLALAQIRGPPGEPGPPGPPGPPGVPGSDGIDGDKGPPGKAGPPGPKGDPGKPGTDGPDGKPGIDGLTGAKGEPGPAGIPGVKGQPGLPGPPGLPGPGFAGPPGPPGPVGLPGEIGLTGPKGDPGPEGPSGPPGPPGKPGRPGTIQGLEGSADFLCPTNCPAGVKGPPGLQGVKGHPGRRGLLGDSGRQGKPGPKGDVGASGEQGIPGPPGPQGVRGYPGMAGPKGETGPQGYKGMVGSIGAAGSPGEEGPRGPPGRAGEKGDVGSQGVRGPQGLTGPKGATGPPGIDGKDGTPGTPGVKGSAGQAGRPGNPGHQGLAGVPGMPGTKGGPGDKGEPGRQGFPGVSGPPGKEGEPGPRGEIGPQGIMGQKGDHGERGPVGQPGPQGRQGPKGEQGPPGIPGPQGLPGIKGDKGSPGKTGPRGGVGDPGVAGLPGEKGEKGESGEPGPKGQQGVRGEPGYPGPSGDAGAPGVQGYPGPPGPRGLVGDRGLPGQPGRPGVAGRDASDQHIEDVVLKMLQEQLAEMAVSAKREALGATGMMGPPGPPGPPGYPGKQGPHGHPGPRGVPGIVGAVGQIGNTGPKGKRGEKGDQGEIGRGHPGMPGPPGIPGLPGRPGQAINGKDGDRGAPGAPGEAGRPGLPGPMGLPGFCEPAACLGASAYASARLTEPGSIKGP, encoded by the exons AGAGGTCCGCCAGGAGAGCCGGGGCCTCCGGGGCCCCCAGGGCCACCGGGAGTGCCTGGATCCGACGGAATCGAC GGTGACAAAGGGCCCCCTGGGAAAGCTGGCCCTCCG GGACCTAAGGGAGATCCTGGCAAACCGGGAACAGATGGGCCAGACGGGAAGCCCGGGATTGAT ggtctaACTGGAGCCAAGGGGGAGCCCGGTCCTGCAGGGATCCCAGGAGTCAAG GGCCAGCCTGGGCTCCCAGGTCCCCCCGGCCTGCCA GGCCCTGGCTTCGCCGGACCTCCT GGACCACCTGGACCTGTTGGCCTCCCTGGTGAGATTGGACTCACAGGCCCCAAG GGGGATCCTGGACCAGAGGGACCATCAGGGCCTCCGGGACCCCCTGGGAAACCG GGCCGCCCTGGAACCATTCAGGGTCTGGAAGGCAGCGCGGATTTCCTG TGTCCAACCAACTGTCCAGCGGGCGTGAAAGGGCCCCCAGGGCTGCAGGGCGTGAAG GGGCATCCAGGCAGACGCGGGCTTCTGGGAGATTCCGGCCGCCAGGGGAAGCCG GGTCCCAAGGGAGATGTGGGTGCCTCTGGAGAGCAAGGCATCCCTGGACCACCG GGTCCCCAGGGCGTCAGGGGCTACCCAGGCATGGCGGGACCCAAAGGAGAGACG ggcCCTCAGGGGTACAAAGGCATGGTGGGCTCCATCGGCGCTGCCGGGTCACCT GGTGAGGAAGGTCCGCGGGGACCACCGGGCCGAGCTGGAGAGAAGGGTGATGTG GGGAGCCAAGGAGTTCGAGGACCCCAGGGACTAACAGGCCCAAAGGGAGCAACC GGACCCCCAGGCATTGACGGCAAGGACGGGACCCCAGGCACGCCTGGAGTGAAG GGCAGTGCGGGACAGGCGGGGCGGCCGGGAAACCCAGGCCACCAGGGCCTAGCG GGTGTGCCTGGTATGCCTGGGACAAAAGGAGGCCCTGGAGACAAG GGTGAGCCAGGccggcagggcttccctggagtctCCGGTCCCCCCGGGAAGGAG GGAGAGCCAGGGCCTCGAGGAGAAATCGGTCCCCAGGGCATCATGGGGCAGAAG GGTGACCACGGTGAGAGGGGGCCAGTGGGGCAGCCAGGCCCTCAAGGTCGGCAG GGCCCCAAAGGGGAACAGGGTCCTCCTGGAATTCCAGGGCCCCAAGGCTTGCCAGGCATCAAGGGAGACAAG GGTTCCCCAGGGAAGACAGGGCCCCGCGGTGGAGTG GGCGACCCGGGGGTGGCTGGCCTCCCCGGAGAGAAAGGCGAGAAG GGCGAGTCGGGCGAGCCGGGACCCAAAGGACAG CAAGGAGTCCGCGGAGAACCTGGCTACCCCGGCCCCAGCGGAGATGCGGGAGCCCCGGGGGTGCAGGGCTACCCGGGGCCTCCGGGCCCTCGAGGACTGGTTGGAGACCGAGGCTTGCCCGGACAGCCCGGGAGGCCGGGCGTGGCG GGCCGAGATGCTAGTGACCAGCACATCGAGGATGTGGTGCTGAAGATGCTGCAAG agcAACTGGCAGAAATGGCTGTGAGTGCCAAGAGGGAGGCCCTGGGTGCGACTGGGATGATGGGTCCTCCAGGACCCCCTGGGCCTCCTGGGTACCCGGGCAAACAGGGACCCCATGGGCACCCCGGCCCTCGGGGCGTTCCTGGCATCGTGGGAGCCGTGGGTCAGATTGGCAACACTGGGCCCAAGG GAAAACGTGGAGAGAAAGGTGATCAGGGAGAAATTGGCCGTGGGCACCCCGGGATGCCTGGGCCCCCGGGGATCCCAG GACTGCCTGGCCGGCCTGGTCAGGCAATCAATGGCAAAGATGGAGATCGAGGGGCTCCAGGGGCCCCAGGAGAGGCAGGTCGACCTGGCCTGCCAGGCCCCATGgggctgccaggcttctgtgaACCTGCGGCCTGCCTTGGAGCCTCAGCCTACGCCTCTGCACGCCTCACGGAGCCTGGATCCATCAAAGGGCCATGA